From the Aquitalea magnusonii genome, one window contains:
- a CDS encoding integration host factor subunit beta yields the protein MTKSELIARLAERLAERNSQLVYKDAELAVKTILDAMASNLAQGSRIEIRGFGSFDLNYRPPRVGRNPKSGSSVSVPEKYVPHFKAGKELRERVDLSLLEQTQA from the coding sequence ATGACCAAGTCTGAGCTGATCGCGCGGCTGGCAGAACGTCTTGCCGAGCGCAATTCTCAGTTGGTCTACAAAGATGCTGAGCTGGCCGTCAAGACCATTCTGGATGCGATGGCCAGCAACCTGGCACAGGGTAGCCGCATTGAAATTCGCGGTTTTGGTAGCTTCGACCTGAACTACCGTCCGCCCCGCGTGGGCCGGAATCCGAAATCAGGTAGCAGTGTCTCGGTTCCTGAGAAATATGTGCCGCATTTCAAGGCCGGTAAGGAGTTGCGTGAACGGGTTGATCTGTCCCTGCTGGAGCAGACCCAGGCCTGA